From [Clostridium] symbiosum, a single genomic window includes:
- a CDS encoding APC family permease, with protein MSETVALKKDIGFKEALSIAIGQSIGTGVMAMTGQAIGFTGNGVVLAFIIAAFLVIVLFLPTAIMGSTLPATGGAYMYGARLLAPRWGVFYVLIFLSYNITLSLYAISFADYMQSLVPGIPFKLVGAALLTLFYVLNLIGVKSAAMVQKIMVLVLLSAFVLFIGYGIPQVNFEAFTSDNVVPNGIVGLMTASALMTFAVGGSNVIANMGGEMKNPGRDIPLCMILGTGIVGVFYAFLGLVASGVLPWAQVANKNLSEVARAILPGPLYTYFIIGGALFAIATTLNSVFGWVTKPLLAAAADGYLPSVLTRVNKRFGTPHVLLTMFYLIGIVPVITGVSLKTVSTYGSGISIFMTIIPIAASTQLHKRYPEACKKAFFILKPGTMNAVAAVAMILVVIQTYLLFQTLPVAAIIGAMLYGLAALGLSIYMEKRAGKVLYTGDAEKDFQ; from the coding sequence ATGAGCGAGACGGTTGCTCTGAAAAAAGATATAGGTTTTAAAGAAGCGTTGAGTATTGCAATTGGACAAAGTATTGGAACCGGAGTTATGGCCATGACGGGGCAGGCCATCGGCTTTACCGGAAACGGAGTGGTGCTGGCATTTATCATAGCGGCATTCCTGGTAATTGTACTGTTTCTTCCGACCGCTATTATGGGATCCACTCTTCCGGCCACCGGAGGGGCATATATGTATGGCGCCAGACTTCTGGCTCCGCGATGGGGAGTTTTTTATGTTTTGATTTTTCTTTCATATAATATTACGCTTTCGCTGTATGCAATTTCATTTGCCGACTACATGCAGTCACTGGTGCCCGGGATTCCGTTTAAACTGGTCGGCGCAGCCCTGCTGACACTGTTTTACGTGTTGAACCTCATTGGGGTAAAGTCGGCGGCCATGGTTCAGAAAATAATGGTGCTTGTGCTGCTGTCCGCATTTGTACTGTTTATCGGATATGGAATTCCTCAGGTGAATTTTGAGGCCTTTACCTCAGACAATGTTGTGCCTAACGGTATCGTCGGATTGATGACGGCATCGGCTCTTATGACATTTGCCGTGGGCGGTTCCAATGTTATCGCCAATATGGGCGGTGAGATGAAGAATCCGGGCAGGGATATTCCACTGTGTATGATTCTTGGAACCGGTATTGTCGGTGTGTTCTATGCTTTTCTCGGCCTGGTGGCTTCGGGAGTGCTTCCCTGGGCACAGGTGGCGAACAAGAACCTGTCGGAGGTGGCAAGGGCAATCCTGCCAGGACCGCTATACACTTATTTCATCATTGGAGGAGCGCTTTTTGCAATTGCCACAACGCTGAATTCGGTGTTTGGCTGGGTGACAAAACCTCTTCTCGCGGCTGCGGCCGACGGCTATCTTCCATCGGTTCTGACCAGGGTAAATAAACGGTTCGGCACCCCCCATGTGCTGCTTACGATGTTTTACCTGATCGGTATCGTGCCGGTAATTACAGGAGTTTCGCTGAAGACGGTTTCCACCTACGGTTCGGGAATCTCGATCTTTATGACTATTATACCGATTGCCGCCTCGACACAGTTACATAAGAGGTATCCCGAGGCATGCAAGAAAGCATTCTTTATTCTGAAACCGGGAACAATGAACGCGGTGGCGGCGGTTGCCATGATACTCGTAGTAATCCAGACCTACCTGCTGTTCCAGACACTTCCCGTGGCGGCCATCATCGGAGCCATGCTCTATGGGCTGGCGGCGCTGGGACTTTCGATTTATATGGAAAAAAGAGCCGGTAAAGTGCTTTATACGGGAGATGCGGAAAAGGATTTCCAATAA
- a CDS encoding sodium:solute symporter family protein produces MSKTFVYLVYFGLYSLAILIIGKSSFGESDSISKFFVGERKIGVCRLFFTFVGTWISAATILGYTGNVYQNGVAVISMSVIPWFIGAVMLYAISDRLYDNDIFTIPQLIRNRYGSKGLQIASALLMSGGYVMYLVMQIKGFGIAASNLLNIDYKVAVFLVYLFILYSTFGGFNSVTKTDAGNLVMLAISVGVIYFVIVGKVEGTWLLTDGTVARETMKAGAVVEQKGLFRDYSPLMYISMFFGWGMGLATNPQYMVRIIAAKDKKTAKRMLLCAMGFLAVFYFALTQIGLGLKILFPHLETFCATDDIFVYAIDHLLHTRFSGFFLISVIGACLSTANSQLLLIGSMLSYDVAGQFGSNGMKEEKLLVRARWFIFIGGTLSLILSINPPGNILFFGADVWGAFAVVFTPLIYGALLYPKGTKAGAYAAFITGVLCSLLLWGRTTRVYWAFPATACSVFAYLAVSYIERKWGTRDEMAE; encoded by the coding sequence ATGAGCAAAACATTTGTTTATCTGGTCTATTTCGGACTTTATTCGCTGGCAATTCTTATTATAGGAAAATCATCCTTCGGGGAGAGCGATTCCATCTCAAAGTTTTTTGTCGGAGAGAGGAAAATCGGCGTCTGCCGGCTCTTTTTTACATTTGTGGGAACCTGGATTTCGGCGGCCACGATTCTGGGGTATACGGGAAACGTGTACCAGAACGGTGTGGCCGTCATTTCCATGTCCGTTATTCCATGGTTTATCGGAGCCGTGATGCTGTATGCAATCAGTGACCGGCTCTACGACAACGACATTTTTACAATTCCCCAGTTAATTCGCAACCGGTACGGCTCCAAGGGGCTGCAGATTGCCTCGGCCCTTTTGATGTCGGGCGGATATGTGATGTATCTCGTCATGCAGATAAAGGGGTTTGGCATTGCCGCCTCCAACCTGCTCAATATCGACTACAAGGTGGCCGTTTTTCTGGTGTATCTGTTCATCCTCTATTCCACCTTTGGCGGTTTTAACTCCGTTACCAAGACGGACGCCGGGAATCTGGTGATGCTTGCAATCAGTGTCGGGGTAATCTACTTTGTCATTGTGGGAAAAGTGGAGGGAACATGGCTCCTGACCGACGGCACCGTGGCCCGGGAAACAATGAAGGCCGGAGCGGTGGTGGAACAGAAGGGACTGTTCCGGGATTATTCCCCTCTTATGTATATCTCCATGTTCTTCGGCTGGGGGATGGGGCTGGCTACGAATCCCCAGTATATGGTCCGAATTATTGCGGCAAAAGATAAGAAAACGGCAAAGAGGATGCTTCTCTGCGCTATGGGGTTTCTCGCGGTATTCTATTTCGCCCTGACCCAGATCGGTCTGGGACTTAAAATCCTGTTTCCCCATCTGGAGACATTCTGTGCAACGGACGACATCTTTGTCTACGCGATTGATCATCTGCTCCATACGAGGTTCAGCGGCTTTTTCCTGATCAGCGTGATCGGAGCCTGCCTCTCTACCGCCAACTCCCAGCTTCTGCTGATTGGCTCTATGCTCTCCTACGACGTGGCCGGCCAGTTCGGAAGCAATGGGATGAAGGAGGAAAAGCTCCTGGTCCGGGCCAGATGGTTTATTTTTATTGGCGGCACCTTGTCCCTGATTCTCTCCATCAATCCGCCGGGTAATATCCTCTTTTTCGGGGCGGATGTATGGGGAGCATTTGCAGTGGTTTTCACACCGCTTATTTACGGCGCCCTGCTGTACCCGAAGGGGACAAAAGCAGGGGCCTATGCGGCATTTATAACGGGAGTCCTCTGTTCACTCCTGCTTTGGGGGAGAACCACCAGGGTGTATTGGGCTTTTCCGGCCACGGCCTGTTCCGTCTTTGCATACCTTGCAGTTTCGTACATTGAGAGAAAATGGGGGACGAGAGATGAAATGGCTGAGTGA
- a CDS encoding L-2-amino-thiazoline-4-carboxylic acid hydrolase, giving the protein MSSITNKASILDDEKANILRGAVGTRACWMALIYEEACKAGIGEEGEEIIRRAVRRYGQNQGADIKKALDDGNGSLDMEKFAQAFGSPVAVNAFEAEVTPEGEAKVDIEYHFCPLLKSWQDLGYDDETCMKLCDMAMEGDRNMAKGMGLGFELTDTIANGCPTCRMSFYKE; this is encoded by the coding sequence ATGAGCAGCATTACAAACAAAGCATCAATTCTGGACGATGAGAAGGCTAATATCCTGAGGGGAGCCGTAGGTACAAGAGCCTGCTGGATGGCGCTGATTTATGAGGAGGCGTGCAAAGCCGGTATAGGAGAGGAGGGGGAAGAGATTATCCGCAGAGCAGTCAGAAGATACGGACAGAATCAGGGAGCCGATATTAAAAAAGCACTGGACGACGGTAATGGTTCCCTGGACATGGAGAAATTTGCCCAGGCATTTGGTTCACCGGTTGCGGTAAATGCCTTTGAGGCCGAGGTAACGCCGGAAGGAGAGGCGAAAGTAGATATAGAATATCATTTCTGCCCGCTCTTAAAATCCTGGCAGGACTTAGGCTATGATGACGAAACCTGTATGAAGCTGTGTGATATGGCCATGGAAGGAGACAGAAACATGGCGAAGGGGATGGGACTTGGCTTTGAACTAACGGATACAATTGCAAATGGATGTCCCACATGCCGTATGAGTTTTTATAAAGAATAA
- a CDS encoding L-serine ammonia-lyase, iron-sulfur-dependent, subunit alpha, producing MDQEAIIRLIQSEMKPGMGCTEPAAIGLAVSNTCGRLNLPAAKIHLKLSSNIFKNAFCVKIPNTDKAGIPLAAALGALLAGRDNTMELFSRVTAELTEEAEKMLKHGIITLEVEPDNRFYIEVTASAGQEAVRTITLDRHDNLVYIEKDGKILLDRRNGHNVDSYGGEVWITESSICDLVDICEKIPVGEIAFLKEGIEMNRLAAQMGLSRSYGLNIGKKIRGMVKKGVLPDDLASFVKMNVAAACDCRMGGAPLSAMTVLGSGNQGFEAILLPASAAEYLGCGEEKMLRSVMMSILLTIRIKYHVGRLSPICGATLSGAAGAGAVVWLMGGSREQIEGAIQNMLGSVSGMLCDGAKDGCALKLGNCAGEAVLAASLAIEGSIIRQTDGIISCRVEETIRNVARLSREGMSGVDMNIISIMLSKESMAAGENASVTAVSGRPAKVS from the coding sequence ATGGATCAGGAAGCGATTATCAGGTTGATTCAGTCGGAGATGAAACCGGGGATGGGGTGCACGGAACCGGCCGCGATTGGTCTTGCTGTGTCCAATACATGCGGCAGACTAAATTTGCCGGCAGCGAAAATACATCTGAAGCTGAGTTCCAATATTTTTAAAAACGCATTCTGTGTGAAAATTCCCAATACGGATAAAGCGGGTATCCCTCTGGCGGCAGCTCTGGGAGCGCTGCTGGCGGGAAGGGACAACACGATGGAATTATTCTCACGGGTTACGGCGGAGCTGACCGAAGAGGCTGAAAAAATGCTGAAACATGGTATTATCACATTGGAAGTGGAGCCGGATAACCGGTTTTATATCGAAGTGACGGCAAGCGCCGGGCAGGAGGCAGTACGGACCATTACGCTGGACAGACATGACAATCTGGTCTACATAGAAAAAGACGGTAAGATTCTGCTGGACCGGAGGAATGGCCACAATGTGGACTCATATGGAGGAGAAGTGTGGATAACTGAGTCGTCCATATGCGATTTGGTTGATATCTGTGAGAAAATACCGGTTGGGGAAATCGCTTTTTTAAAAGAAGGTATTGAGATGAACCGTCTCGCGGCACAGATGGGACTCAGCCGGAGTTATGGACTGAATATTGGAAAAAAAATACGCGGAATGGTGAAAAAGGGTGTGCTCCCGGACGATTTGGCAAGCTTCGTTAAAATGAATGTAGCTGCCGCCTGTGACTGCCGGATGGGAGGAGCCCCGCTCTCCGCCATGACCGTGCTGGGCAGCGGGAACCAGGGGTTTGAGGCTATTTTACTTCCGGCGTCGGCGGCAGAATATCTGGGCTGCGGAGAAGAGAAAATGCTTCGGAGCGTCATGATGAGTATTCTGCTTACAATCCGCATTAAATACCATGTCGGCCGTCTCTCGCCCATTTGCGGAGCCACTCTTTCGGGTGCGGCCGGAGCAGGAGCCGTTGTGTGGCTGATGGGCGGAAGCCGGGAACAGATAGAGGGAGCCATCCAGAACATGCTTGGAAGTGTATCGGGGATGCTCTGCGACGGGGCAAAAGACGGATGTGCGCTGAAGCTGGGAAACTGCGCGGGGGAGGCTGTTCTGGCAGCAAGCCTTGCAATAGAGGGAAGTATCATAAGGCAGACGGACGGAATTATAAGCTGCCGTGTGGAGGAGACGATCCGGAATGTGGCCCGCCTTTCACGGGAGGGGATGTCCGGGGTGGATATGAATATTATCTCCATTATGCTCAGTAAAGAGAGTATGGCCGCCGGTGAAAATGCATCTGTCACAGCCGTAAGCGGCAGACCGGCGAAAGTGTCATGA
- a CDS encoding energy-coupling factor transporter ATPase: MNIIKAANLVFDYIRRDEEDKIEEVNRAIDHVDVEIEKGSFVAVLGHNGSGKSTFAKHINGILIPTEGTVWVSEMDTADDDLLWDVRKTAGMVFQNPDNQIIGNVVEEDVGFGLENIGVPTEEIWERVDNSLKAVGMTAYRKKSPNRLSGGQKQRVAIAGVMAMKPQCIVLDEPTAMLDPNGRKDVISTVRELNRAEGITVLLITHYMEEVIDADRVIVMDGGKIVMDGTPKEIFSRVDELKSYRLDVPQVTELAYELKKSGAALPDGILRKEELMEALLPLLKEE, from the coding sequence ATGAATATTATAAAAGCGGCAAATCTCGTTTTTGATTATATCAGGCGGGATGAAGAAGATAAAATAGAAGAAGTGAACCGGGCTATCGATCACGTGGATGTGGAGATAGAAAAGGGGAGCTTTGTGGCGGTCCTGGGACATAACGGTTCGGGCAAGTCCACATTCGCAAAACATATTAACGGTATTTTGATTCCGACGGAGGGAACGGTCTGGGTGTCTGAGATGGATACGGCGGACGACGATCTTCTGTGGGATGTGAGAAAGACGGCCGGGATGGTGTTCCAGAACCCGGACAACCAGATTATCGGCAATGTGGTGGAAGAAGATGTGGGCTTTGGCCTGGAGAACATCGGAGTTCCCACCGAGGAGATCTGGGAACGCGTGGACAACAGCCTTAAGGCAGTGGGGATGACGGCTTACAGGAAGAAGTCTCCCAACCGTCTGTCGGGCGGACAGAAGCAGAGGGTGGCGATTGCGGGTGTCATGGCGATGAAGCCACAGTGCATTGTCCTGGATGAGCCGACTGCAATGCTGGATCCCAACGGCCGCAAAGACGTTATCAGCACTGTTCGGGAACTGAACCGGGCGGAAGGGATTACCGTGCTCTTAATCACCCATTATATGGAAGAAGTAATCGATGCGGACAGGGTGATTGTCATGGACGGCGGAAAGATTGTTATGGACGGGACTCCGAAGGAGATTTTTTCCAGGGTGGACGAGCTTAAGAGCTACCGTCTGGACGTTCCCCAGGTGACGGAGCTGGCCTATGAGCTGAAGAAGAGCGGAGCTGCGCTGCCGGATGGAATACTCAGGAAAGAAGAGCTGATGGAAGCGTTGCTTCCGCTCTTAAAAGAGGAATAA
- a CDS encoding energy-coupling factor transporter transmembrane component T: MIRDITIGQYYPVDSTVHRLDPRTKLFGTMIYIISLFFANNLWCYLVATLFLAVVIRVSKVPFKFIVKGLKAIVFLLLISVSFNLFLTEGRVIFRLGFLKITAEGLSLAFFMGLRLMYLVLGSSIMTLTTTPNQLTDGLERSLGFLNKIRVPVHEVSMMMSIALRFIPILIEETDKIMKAQMARGADFETGNLMQRAKSMIPLLVPLFVSAFRRATDLAMAMEARCYRGGEGRTKMKPLHYEKRDRAAYAVFIVYLAAVIAIRVVL, translated from the coding sequence ATGATTAGAGATATCACGATCGGACAGTATTATCCGGTAGATTCGACGGTTCACCGTCTGGATCCGAGGACGAAGCTGTTCGGGACAATGATTTATATTATTTCACTTTTTTTTGCAAATAACCTTTGGTGTTATCTGGTTGCCACCCTTTTTCTGGCTGTGGTAATCCGGGTATCGAAGGTTCCCTTCAAATTTATTGTGAAGGGGTTAAAGGCGATTGTCTTCCTGCTGCTGATCAGCGTCAGTTTTAACCTGTTTTTGACGGAGGGGCGCGTGATTTTCCGTCTCGGTTTCCTGAAGATAACGGCGGAGGGGCTGAGCCTGGCTTTCTTTATGGGACTGCGCCTGATGTATCTGGTTCTGGGTTCATCCATCATGACGCTGACCACGACTCCCAACCAGCTTACGGACGGTCTGGAGAGGAGCCTTGGATTTTTAAATAAAATCCGTGTTCCCGTTCATGAAGTTTCGATGATGATGTCGATTGCGCTTCGTTTTATCCCGATTCTGATCGAGGAGACGGATAAGATTATGAAGGCTCAGATGGCCAGAGGGGCTGACTTCGAGACGGGTAATCTGATGCAGCGGGCAAAGAGCATGATACCGCTTTTAGTTCCCCTGTTTGTTTCCGCATTCCGGCGTGCGACGGATCTTGCCATGGCTATGGAGGCCAGATGTTATCGCGGCGGCGAGGGAAGGACGAAGATGAAGCCGCTTCATTATGAGAAAAGAGACAGGGCGGCCTATGCCGTATTCATTGTCTATCTGGCGGCCGTGATCGCGATCCGCGTTGTCCTGTAG
- a CDS encoding LysR family transcriptional regulator translates to MELLQLRYFVTVARMENISHAAIYHMIPQSDMSKTISKLERELGTPLFNRTKNKLSLTEAGKCLYLGVQKSLFALDSSLLEIREEKNPNVLRGEVRCLILQHRYNLINYIAAFKHEHPSVRFIISHRSGDFTEYELCVSAFAPTENDDICVPLVEEPLKIAVSASHPLAGRQSVTLPELRYENFLFLSPDSNIVRILMSHCDQYGFHPNTITYIDDLKCIEKYVDCKFGIAVVPTVSWKHLDFTGSMLLDVDEPLFTRKTFLFRSSLRPLNNASRAFFEYLQQNFENAVEHS, encoded by the coding sequence ATGGAACTGCTTCAATTACGTTATTTTGTCACCGTCGCACGGATGGAGAACATTTCTCATGCCGCCATCTATCACATGATCCCGCAATCAGACATGTCAAAAACCATTTCTAAACTGGAGCGGGAATTGGGCACCCCTCTCTTTAACCGAACTAAAAACAAACTTTCTTTGACGGAAGCAGGCAAATGTCTCTACCTTGGAGTACAAAAAAGCTTATTTGCGCTGGATTCATCCCTTTTGGAAATCAGAGAAGAGAAGAATCCCAATGTACTGCGCGGTGAAGTCAGATGTCTTATCCTGCAGCATCGGTATAATCTGATAAACTATATTGCCGCTTTTAAACATGAACATCCCAGCGTCCGCTTTATTATTTCACACAGGTCGGGGGACTTCACCGAGTACGAGCTGTGCGTATCGGCATTCGCACCCACGGAAAATGATGACATATGCGTCCCTCTTGTCGAGGAACCGTTAAAAATCGCTGTATCCGCCTCCCATCCACTGGCCGGACGTCAATCCGTTACACTTCCCGAACTACGTTATGAGAATTTTCTGTTTCTCTCACCCGATTCCAATATCGTCCGTATTTTAATGTCTCACTGTGATCAATATGGATTCCATCCGAACACTATCACATACATAGATGACTTGAAATGCATTGAAAAATATGTAGACTGCAAGTTCGGCATAGCTGTTGTGCCGACGGTTTCCTGGAAACATCTTGATTTCACCGGTTCTATGCTTCTGGATGTGGATGAACCATTGTTTACCCGTAAAACTTTTCTCTTTCGAAGCAGTCTCAGGCCTTTGAATAATGCCTCCAGAGCCTTTTTTGAATATCTTCAGCAAAACTTTGAAAACGCTGTTGAACATTCCTGA
- the truA gene encoding tRNA pseudouridine(38-40) synthase TruA: MRRIKLIVAYDGTAYCGWQIQQNGVTIEEILNKALTGLLKEPVAVIGASRTDSGVHARGNVAVFDTESRIPGEKICFALNQRLPDDIRIQASEEVPLTFHPRKANCTKTYEYKIMNRKISMPLERLYSHFCYFDLDVGKMKKAAAFLVGEHDFKSFCTTRTQAEETVRTIYSLDVDKAGDMITIRISGSGFLYNMVRIITGTLVKVGMGVYPPEHMEEILEARNRAAAGPTIPAEGLTLASLDYEKELRPYLEGKNKHWHYVLDQREVSGGGPAYLTIHRCEDEEFEGVVRRVVHQAYRNGARRVSVADEEKERFRDGDRYGFYIVKEDGGFWMCDEAGLDEGVIMGVKQ, encoded by the coding sequence ATGAGACGAATTAAACTGATTGTAGCTTACGACGGGACAGCTTACTGCGGCTGGCAGATTCAGCAGAACGGCGTGACAATAGAGGAAATATTAAACAAGGCTCTGACAGGACTTCTGAAGGAGCCTGTTGCCGTTATCGGCGCAAGCAGGACGGATTCCGGCGTCCATGCGAGAGGCAACGTGGCTGTTTTTGATACGGAGAGCCGGATTCCGGGTGAAAAAATCTGTTTTGCCCTGAACCAGCGTCTTCCAGACGATATCCGGATCCAGGCATCGGAGGAGGTTCCGCTCACCTTTCACCCCAGAAAGGCCAACTGTACAAAGACTTATGAATACAAGATCATGAACCGGAAAATCAGTATGCCGCTGGAACGGCTTTACAGCCATTTCTGTTATTTTGATCTGGACGTGGGCAAGATGAAGAAGGCGGCCGCTTTTCTGGTAGGAGAACATGATTTTAAGAGTTTCTGTACAACTCGTACCCAGGCGGAAGAGACGGTAAGGACTATTTACAGCCTGGACGTCGATAAGGCAGGGGACATGATTACGATCCGCATCAGCGGCAGTGGTTTCCTTTACAATATGGTCCGCATTATTACGGGAACACTTGTGAAGGTAGGAATGGGAGTTTATCCCCCTGAGCATATGGAAGAGATACTGGAGGCCAGAAACCGGGCGGCAGCGGGACCGACAATCCCAGCCGAGGGTCTGACACTGGCGAGCCTGGATTATGAGAAGGAACTCCGGCCTTATCTGGAAGGGAAGAATAAACACTGGCATTACGTTCTGGATCAGAGGGAAGTAAGCGGGGGCGGTCCTGCCTATCTTACAATACACCGCTGTGAGGACGAAGAGTTTGAGGGCGTTGTGAGGCGCGTGGTGCACCAGGCATACCGGAATGGAGCGAGGCGCGTGTCGGTGGCAGATGAAGAAAAAGAGCGGTTCAGGGACGGAGACAGGTATGGATTTTATATTGTAAAAGAAGATGGCGGATTCTGGATGTGTGATGAGGCGGGACTGGATGAGGGCGTTATTATGGGTGTGAAACAGTAA
- a CDS encoding energy-coupling factor transporter ATPase, giving the protein MSIKVVDLNYTYGVGTAFEQHALKHVNFEINDGEFVGLIGHTGSGKSTLIQHLNGLIRPTSGDILYHGTSIFSDGYKMKELRSKVGLVFQYPEHQLFEADVFSDVCFGPKNLGCTKEETEKRARHALDLVGMDESFYEQSPFELSGGQKRRVAIAGVLAMRPEMMILDEPTAGLDPQGRDEILDQVERLNRQHGLTILLVSHSMEDMARYVDRIMVMNHGEKVYDDTPREVFKHYKELEGMGLAAPQITYVVQELREQGIPVDDTITTVEEARDAILNLLRERGRLTL; this is encoded by the coding sequence ATGTCGATTAAGGTTGTAGATTTGAATTACACATATGGAGTGGGGACTGCCTTTGAGCAGCATGCCCTGAAACATGTGAATTTTGAGATAAACGACGGTGAGTTTGTCGGTCTGATCGGGCATACCGGTTCTGGTAAATCCACGTTAATCCAGCATCTGAACGGACTAATCCGTCCTACCAGCGGGGATATCTTATATCACGGGACAAGCATTTTCAGCGATGGATATAAGATGAAGGAGCTGCGGAGTAAAGTTGGGCTTGTATTCCAGTATCCGGAGCATCAGCTTTTTGAGGCCGATGTGTTTTCCGATGTCTGTTTTGGCCCGAAGAACCTGGGCTGTACGAAGGAGGAGACGGAGAAAAGGGCCAGACATGCGCTGGATCTGGTGGGAATGGATGAGAGCTTTTACGAGCAGTCTCCTTTTGAGCTGTCGGGCGGACAGAAGAGAAGGGTGGCAATTGCCGGGGTTCTGGCTATGCGTCCGGAGATGATGATTCTGGATGAGCCGACGGCAGGGCTGGATCCGCAGGGCCGTGATGAGATCCTCGATCAGGTGGAGAGACTGAACCGCCAGCACGGTCTGACAATTCTTCTTGTTTCACACAGTATGGAAGATATGGCCCGCTATGTAGACCGGATCATGGTGATGAACCATGGGGAGAAGGTTTACGACGACACCCCGCGGGAAGTGTTTAAACATTATAAGGAACTGGAGGGCATGGGCCTGGCGGCGCCTCAGATTACGTATGTCGTGCAGGAACTCAGGGAACAGGGAATCCCGGTGGATGATACGATTACGACCGTGGAAGAGGCGAGGGATGCGATTCTTAACCTCCTTCGGGAGAGGGGGAGGCTTACGTTATGA